A single Methylobacterium sp. 17Sr1-1 DNA region contains:
- a CDS encoding 3',5'-cyclic-nucleotide phosphodiesterase, translated as MSLALLAAGSLMVLAGPALAQRDDPNLKKYCTGDYMTYCGNLPPDSPQVDRCFEKNMNKISVNCKKAIDYYEQTHK; from the coding sequence ATGTCGCTCGCTCTCCTGGCTGCCGGCAGCCTGATGGTCCTCGCCGGGCCGGCCCTGGCCCAGCGGGACGATCCCAACCTGAAGAAGTACTGCACCGGCGACTACATGACCTATTGCGGCAACCTGCCGCCGGACAGCCCTCAGGTCGACCGCTGCTTCGAGAAGAACATGAACAAGATCTCGGTCAACTGCAAGAAGGCGATCGACTACTACGAGCAGACCCACAAGTAA